The Bacilli bacterium sequence GCTGGGAAAGATTACCGGGCTCAATAGTGTCAGGCAAAATGCCAATGCCATAAACGACAGCGACATGATCGACTCTCCGATCGAAGACAAGGAAATCTGATCAACGAAACAACTGCTTGTGGCAGTAATCAATAATATCGCTGCGCTTGATGATGCCGATAAAAACGCCTTTATCGTCGTTGACCGGCACAAAGTTTTGCACTTTGGCAAGACCGATCAAATCCTCAATTTCCGCATCGACTTGCGCCGTCTTGTTGTTCATTCGCTGTGGCACATCCCGCAGCGTATATTGATGCGCATTCGCAAAAGTCAAATCGGGCGTGTTTTTCAATTTCCACAACAAATCGCCTTCCGTTATCGTGCCGGCATAGCGCCCGTGTTCGTCGACAAGCGGAACGGCGGAATAGCGATGGTATTCCATCTTTTCCAGCGCCTGGCGCAATGTCGAGTCCGGAGACAATGTGACAACCTCCTGTTTTGGCGTCAAGAAAAATGCGATATTCATCGGGTCATCTGTCCTTTTACGAATCATGATTATGGTGTAAAACCTTCCGCATCCCTATTATACGATGCGCGCCGGGCCAAAGTTGCCTTTTTTTGCGCGGGCGGCATAGTTTTCGGCGTTCGGATTCAAACTACTAACGGCTTTTGCAAACTGTTTTTCATGCGGGAGTGGTTTGGACGTGCACGGTTCATGGGTCGCATTGATCCCGTTTTTGCTGGTGATTCCCATCTCGATTTGGACAAAACAAGTGCTCCCCGGTTTGTTTATCGCGCTTCTGGTCGGATGTTATCTGAAAGAACCTTCGTTTCTAGGCGGCATCAAGCAAGTGTTAGCTTACGTTGACCAAAATTTGGTGAAGTCAAGCAATATCCGCATCATCATTTTCCTGTACGCTTTCGCCGGATTGGTCAGCATGGCCAAACTGACGGGGGGCATCAAAGGCTTTGTCCACCTGATCAGCAAAAAGGTCAAAACCAAAAGGAGCGCCATGTTTTTAACCTGGCTCACGACAATGGGGACGTTCAGCGATCCGGATTTTCGCATTGTTACCGTCGCCCCGATCATGAAGGCGTTGCGCAACCGGTTGAAGATGTCCAATCAACAGGTCGGGTTTACGATCGAAGTGACCTCCAATCCCATCGTCGGCTTGATCCCGATCGCCACCGCTTTTGTCGGCTACATGGTATCGGTAATCGACATGTCGCTCAAAGAAAACAACATTCATGAAAAAGCTTATACCGTCTATGTGCAAAGCATCCCCTTCAACTTTTATTCGTTTGCCATTATTGCGATCGGCATCTATTACAGTTTTTTCAAACGGGCAAAAGCGAAAAACGCAAAAGCGGACAATGATCAACTAAACCCGAACGAACAGCAGGGAGAGGAAGCGTTGAACGAGTGCACGCGCGCCTATGAGAAAGACACCCCGATCAAACCGTGGAATTTAATTTTGCCGCTCGTCGTTGTGCTGGTATTGACATTGTTTTTAAGCTGGTGGGACGGACACACGAAAGCTAAAAGCTTTTTCGACGCTTTTTTGCACAGCGATGCGCTGGGCGTCATGCTGGAGGCGCTGTTGATCGGGATTGTCATTGCGCTGGCCTTTTATTTGGCGCAACGATTTCCGGTCGGGCAGCTGATCACCCACTTTTTGAAAGGCGGCAATGAGCTGATGTCGGTCATCCTGATGCTTGCGCTCATTTGGTCGGTTTCCGCGGTTTCGGAAGATCTCGGCTTCTCCTCCTATATCACCGAACATGTAAAAGGATGGATCCCCCATTTCTTCATCGCTCCGGTCATTTTTTTGCTGGGCGGGGTGATTTCATATTTTATCGGATCCTCATGGGGAACATGGGGATTATTGATGCCGTTGGCGGTGACGCTCGCGCATCAGGCGGATGCCAATATCCTGCTGGTTATCGGCGCCGTGTTCGCCAGCGGAACGTTCGGCGCCTTTACTTCCCCTCTGAGCGACAATTCCGTCACGTTATGCACCATCATGGATATGCCGGTGATCAAATACTCG is a genomic window containing:
- a CDS encoding CBS domain-containing protein — encoded protein: MNIAFFLTPKQEVVTLSPDSTLRQALEKMEYHRYSAVPLVDEHGRYAGTITEGDLLWKLKNTPDLTFANAHQYTLRDVPQRMNNKTAQVDAEIEDLIGLAKVQNFVPVNDDKGVFIGIIKRSDIIDYCHKQLFR
- a CDS encoding Na+/H+ antiporter NhaC family protein, which translates into the protein MHGSWVALIPFLLVIPISIWTKQVLPGLFIALLVGCYLKEPSFLGGIKQVLAYVDQNLVKSSNIRIIIFLYAFAGLVSMAKLTGGIKGFVHLISKKVKTKRSAMFLTWLTTMGTFSDPDFRIVTVAPIMKALRNRLKMSNQQVGFTIEVTSNPIVGLIPIATAFVGYMVSVIDMSLKENNIHEKAYTVYVQSIPFNFYSFAIIAIGIYYSFFKRAKAKNAKADNDQLNPNEQQGEEALNECTRAYEKDTPIKPWNLILPLVVVLVLTLFLSWWDGHTKAKSFFDAFLHSDALGVMLEALLIGIVIALAFYLAQRFPVGQLITHFLKGGNELMSVILMLALIWSVSAVSEDLGFSSYITEHVKGWIPHFFIAPVIFLLGGVISYFIGSSWGTWGLLMPLAVTLAHQADANILLVIGAVFASGTFGAFTSPLSDNSVTLCTIMDMPVIKYSRTKLLPSLIAAGISTVLFGVAAFLLK